The segment GGCTGAACTGAAAGATGTTGCCCTTGCGCTTCTGTTCGCCGTCGAACACCGCCCGCCGGTGATAGGGCGCTGCGTTCCCTGCCGGACAGGTCAGGCTGTCGTTTGCCTCGTCGTATGTGAAATCCTCTACGGTAAAGAACTCGGGATCGATATGGTTAGTTTTCTTTGTGAGACTGATGTAACCGGTGATTCCTGCATTGTCGAGCGCCTCCAGGTTGGCCCCCGAGTCATAGGCCTTGTCCGCGCTCAGCTCCTCCGGCACGAGAGCGTGGGCCTGCTCCTGCTGCACGAGCAGGGGTTTAAGCTCCTGCCCGTCGTTCACATTAGCCGGAGTGGTCTCGACGGCGGTGACTATCTCCGATTCTTCCTCCACCACCAAATGTCCCTTGTAGCCCGCCCAGCGTTTCGATTCCTTATTCCCCATGCGCGCGTCGGGATCGACGGGGCTCACCAGCCTGTCCTCGGCACCTTCCTCCCTGTCGGCCACCGCCTTCTGCAACAAATCCAGTCCCATCGATAATTTATCGCTGGCTTCGAGACGACCGCGCTCCAATTCCCTCGACACCTCAGTAAAGAGCGACTTTGCTTCTTCGATCTCCTCCTCCAGGTTGTCCTCTTTGCGCGCGTACTTGTCCTGCTGGTCGAATCGCGCCTCTTTGCTTCCCAGCCTCTCGGCCAACTTGGGGTTCTGCTTGCCGACGGTATCGAGAACGTTCCTGCGGCACATGCGTATCAGGCCGGTGAGGCTGACCACGGCCATGTCGGCGACGATGTGGGTGGAATCGATGATCTGGCGCTTGCCCGTGACCAATCCCTTATCTATGCACTGCTGCACGATCCTCTCGAATACCTGGCGGAACTTCTCCTCGCCCAGCCTTATGGCGCGGAAGTAGGATACGGTGGTGGCGTCGGGCACGTCTTCGTCTATGGCCAGTCTGAGGAAGTATTTGTAGCCCAGGTTCATGGCGGCGTTCTCGATGACCTGCCTGTCCGAGTCTCCGTAGAGGTATTGCAGCAGGCACAGCCTGAGCATGAACTCCGGGTCTTCCGCGGGCCTGCCGAAGTTTGGGGTGTACCTGTCTTTGACGAGGTCGTTGACGAAGGAGAAGTCTACGGCCTGGTTGATCTTGCGCAGCAGGTGGTCTTGCGGGACGATCCTGTCATACAAATAGCTTCCGTAAAACGAGGCTTGTGGCGAGCGCGGCTTGAGCATGAGTTTCCTCCCATTGTGGTGATAGGTATATTGTACGAGGAAATGACGAGGTTTGGTAGCTGTACCCAAAGTATTTACAGCGGTTGCAGAAATAGTTACATCTCAACAGAGCGGCTAGCTTTCCATATGTGCATATACCAGTAGAAGGGGAAGACAAAGATATTTCCAACAAACAATAACGCTATCCAGAGGTATTTCTGATTTTTAACAATGTACTTATTCCTACAGGCATGAATTACATAAATCACAAATGCTACAGGAACTGAAATATAGGTTAAAATTTTTAAAAAAAGTAAGCCGGTCGTACTTTCGTCAGATAAGACTATCGTAACGGCAAGGATGCAATATATGAATGGTAATAGCCCAAACAATAACAAAGCAAGCTTAGCCGTTTTTTTAACTAACATAATTGTTCCTTTACATCGTTGGTATCCAAACGCTGCGATTTGGTGCGCTGTTGAAGGTTTCTTTCACCTTCAGCCTCCGGCGAGGTGAGGTTTTCCTCACCTCGCAACCAACTTACTTCGCTCGCGGAGTTCGTTTCGCACTCCCCATGAATCATCATTAGTGGGCGTTGTCCACCGGACAGTCTACCTTAGGCGCCCGCCAGATATGCAGATACCAGTAAAAGGGAAAGACGAAGAAATTTCCAAAGAAAAATAACGCTATCCATGAGTATTTCTGATTCTTAACAAAGCACTTATTCCTACAGGCATGAATTATGTAGAAAACAGGTGCTCCAAGAATTGAAATAGCCGTTAATATGCCTAGAATATCAAAAAACAAGCTGGTTGTACTTTCCCCAGGTCCGACTATCGTAAAGAACAAGATGAAAAATATAAATGGTAATAATCCAAATAGTAATAGAGCAATCTTAGCTGTTTTTTTAAATAATATAATTTTTCTTTCCATCGATGTCGTCCAAACGCTGTGATCTATGCCAGATCTCATCTTGATAATATCGATTCGTAATTACTGCCGTACTCGCCACTATAGGCGTTTTGTACCCACCCGGGCATATTCAAAAACAAATCATCTTTGCTTATTTGCGTCATGCTGCCGGTCTTGTTAACTATTAGAGAAACGCCGGGAGCACCGAATGCCATATATGACCACTCGTGACCCTCTCCATGCCATCCATTTGAGTCTCTTCTAACCGTTGCACCTATGTCAGCATCAGCAAAGCCAAATAGTGTGAAGTTAAAATCAACACCCCAGCCTTCATTTGCATAGAATCCTAATTTAGCCCCTGGTTCCAATACACTGAGAGAAACTGACGCCTCTAGGCCCGCTCCCCATCCCGTTGTTTCCCATCTATAGTAGTTGCCGTTTCTGTCTTTTGCAACTACTACTGCATTCATGTACATAATTATAAAACCGCCACGGCCAACATACCCCCATACGACTTCTAGTTGATTGCTTGACACATGAGAATATAGCCGTTCTAATCCACGAAAGATAAATGGAGAAAACTGAACATACGACATTGATGTTGCCGCTGATCCCACATTAACGTACATTCCTGGTATGTAATTCCCATTGGAGCCCATTACAGGAACAGACCCGGGTGCTGCGCCAGGGCCGCTTTGCCATGCACCAGGAATTGGATTACCTTGGCTATCGTAGACAGGATACTGAGTATCATGTCCGCTCGGATCAATGTACTTGAGAGGATTGTTATTGCAGTAGCTGTATCTATTCAGCGTCTGCGGATTCATGTAGTTCGGCACAATCGTATCCGCGCTTATGAACCTGCCAATCGTCGCGTCGTAGTATCTGGCGTTGTAGTAGTACAGGCCGGTATCGTCCAGGCGCTGGCCGGTAAAGAGCTTGTCCGTATCTAAAGTGCCTTGACTATTTCGGCAGACTCCAAACCAGACTGCTGAAAAAGTAACGTCGCGGGCAGGATTCTCCATCCGATGCAATATCGGATCGCGAAATTCGTCCCTTATTTAGTTTTCAGGCTATATTTCGAGGCTATATTGGCCCCGTTTTTAAGGTGCTTTCCCGATTTTTACGGGCTCGCCAACTCCAACGGCGG is part of the Dehalococcoidales bacterium genome and harbors:
- a CDS encoding RHS repeat-associated core domain-containing protein translates to MENPARDVTFSAVWFGVCRNSQGTLDTDKLFTGQRLDDTGLYYYNARYYDATIGRFISADTIVPNYMNPQTLNRYSYCNNNPLKYIDPSGHDTQYPVYDSQGNPIPGAWQSGPGAAPGSVPVMGSNGNYIPGMYVNVGSAATSMSYVQFSPFIFRGLERLYSHVSSNQLEVVWGYVGRGGFIIMYMNAVVVAKDRNGNYYRWETTGWGAGLEASVSLSVLEPGAKLGFYANEGWGVDFNFTLFGFADADIGATVRRDSNGWHGEGHEWSYMAFGAPGVSLIVNKTGSMTQISKDDLFLNMPGWVQNAYSGEYGSNYESILSR
- a CDS encoding IS1182 family transposase, with translation MLKPRSPQASFYGSYLYDRIVPQDHLLRKINQAVDFSFVNDLVKDRYTPNFGRPAEDPEFMLRLCLLQYLYGDSDRQVIENAAMNLGYKYFLRLAIDEDVPDATTVSYFRAIRLGEEKFRQVFERIVQQCIDKGLVTGKRQIIDSTHIVADMAVVSLTGLIRMCRRNVLDTVGKQNPKLAERLGSKEARFDQQDKYARKEDNLEEEIEEAKSLFTEVSRELERGRLEASDKLSMGLDLLQKAVADREEGAEDRLVSPVDPDARMGNKESKRWAGYKGHLVVEEESEIVTAVETTPANVNDGQELKPLLVQQEQAHALVPEELSADKAYDSGANLEALDNAGITGYISLTKKTNHIDPEFFTVEDFTYDEANDSLTCPAGNAAPYHRRAVFDGEQKRKGNIFQFS